The region CATTTCGAAGCAGGAGCGCAAGACCCGCACCGGCAACAAGATGGGCATCATCGTCTTTTCCGATTCCTCCGGCCAGTTCGAGGCGGTGCTGTTTTCGGAAATGCTCAACCAGTATCGCGACGTGCTGGAGTCGGGAAAATCCTTCGTGCTGACCGCGACGGGGGAGGAGCGGCCGGAGGGCATCGGCCTGCGCATTCAGACGATCCAGTCGCTGGAGGAAAAATCGCTGCAGATGCAGAAGGCGCTGCGCGTCTATGTCAGAGATTCCGGGCCGCTGAAGATGGTCGCCGGCCATCTCAACGCCAAGGGCGACGGCCTCGTTTCCTTCATCGTCATCAAGGAGGATGGCAAACGCGAGGTGGAAGTGGCGCTGGCGGAGAAATACCGCATCACCCCTGAGATCGCCGCCGCGCTTCGCGCCGCCCCCGGCGTCGTCGATGTCGAGCTTGTCTAAGGGCAATGCGCCTTACCATAGGTTACGCACTTCACCCTGGGTGATGGTTGTCATCCCAGGGTGATGGTTTATCGCCCCGGGAATCATCAACCCCTTGTGATGGTGATGAAATCCGTGCCTTCGCCGGTCTCCCGGCCGAGGCCGGTATCGGAGATCGTCAGCGTCGAGCCGGGCGCGATCAGCGCCTCGATCCTGCGGCGGGTCTCGTCGGGGATCGTGATGCGGCTGAGCGACCGGGCGATCGGCCTGCCGCTGACGATCGAGCTTTCCTGATTGGTGACGCCGAGCCGCTTCATCGTCTCGCGGGAGAGATTGTTTTCCAGCGTGATGCCGAGCCAATCCGCCGTACCGGCATTTTCATCGAGTGCATGCAGCGTGAAGAAATGCGTGCCGAGCGCCAGTCCCGGATCGGCAATCGTCACCGGGGCTTCGAAGATCGGCTTGAACGCCTGGCGCACCATGATGACGCCGTTTGGCGGTTCACCCCTGCCGGTCGCCGCATAGACGGATTTGAGCAGCGTGTCGGAGACCAGGCTCCTGTCGCCGGCAAATTCCGCCGGCCGCAGCGTCTTGAAAGACTTGATCGCCTGCACGGTCGACGGCCCGAGCAAGCCGTCCGGATCGCCGGCGGAAAAGCCGAGCTGGTTGAGCAGGGTCTGGATGTCGATCACCGTCTCGCGCAGCGTGCGGCGGGTGATCAGCATGCTGATCGGCTCGGACGGCGGTTCGGCCTCGGGCGTTGCAACCAGCGGCGCTGCCGGCATCGGCATCGCAGCCGTGTCGTTCATCGCCACCTGCACCGGTGTCCCTGCGCTGTCGGGCATCGAGGGTCGCAGTTCGACATCCGAAAGCAGCAGCATCGGCGCCGGCGCCTGCGGATGGAAAAGGGTTGGATGGTCGATCGGCTGCGGCACCACTTCGCCGTTGCTGATGATGACGGGAATACCGGGCTCGGTCATCCCGTAAAGCTTTTTTGCAAAAGTACCGGGCATGCGCACGCAGCCATGCGAGGCCGGATAACGCGGCACGGAATTGGATTCGTGCAGCGCAATGCCCGACCATGTCAGCCTTTGCATGAAGGGCATCGGCGCGTTCGAATAGAGATTGGATTCGTGGTACTTCTGCTTTTCCAGCACCGAGAAGATGCCGCTCGGCGTCGTGTGCCCGTCCTTGCCGGTCGAGACTTTCGAAGTCGCGACGACCTCGGTGCCGTCATAGACCGCAAGCGACTGCTTGTCCTTCGAGACGATGATCTGCAGCGTGCGCGCATCCGCCGCAAGAGCAGGGTGCACGAGTGCGGTGGCCGACAGCAAGCCGAGGCCGAAGACAAGACGCGAGAACATGATAGCCAACCATACGCAATACTGGCCGGCACATTATGGGACGAAGTTTAAGGAAGATTTTATAGGCCGCGCGGCGCGCACGGCTCACGCTTTAGTGATTGCGTTTGCCGCTGCCGAAGGTGTAGCCGGTTTCGACAGTGTTCTTGCCGAACTTGTCGCGCAGCTTGTCCATCGCCGCTTCGGCCGCCGCCCGCCGGCCCGACTGCCGGTCGATGAGATCGGGCGGATCGGCGCGGGCGGCATCGCCGAGATCGCTGACGCCGATGCCGAGCAGCCGGAACTTTGTGCCGTCGGTCTCTTTTTCGAGAAGCTCGAGCCCGATGAGAAAGATCCGGTCGGTAAGCTGGGTCGGGTCTTCGAGCTTGCGGTTGCGCGTCCGTATCTTGAAGTCGGCGGTCTTCATCTTCAGGACCACGGTCTGGCCGGCGATGTCGCTTTTCTTCAGCCGCCAGGAGACTTTTTCCGAAAGATTGCGCAGGATCGGCACCAGATCGTCATAGCGCCAGATATCTTCGAAGAAGGTGGTCTCGGATGAAACGCTCTTGGCTGCATCGTTGAGATGCACTTCACGGTCGTCGATCCCGCGCGACAGCCGGGCGAGCCGCTGGCCGATGCTGCCGTAACGGCGCATCAGATCGTTCTCCTCCATCTGCTGCAACTGGCCGATGGTGCGGATGCCATCCGCCTCCAGCGTCGCCGCAAAGGCCTTGCCGACGCCCCAGATCGTGGTGACCGGACGCGGCGCCAGGAACTCGACGGCTTCTTCGCGGCCGATGACGGAAAAGCCACGCGGTTTCTGCAGGTCAGAGGCGACCTTGGCGAGGAATTTGCAATAGGAAAGCCCGACCGAAACGCTGATGCCGATCTCCTTTTCGACCCGGCGGGCGAATTTGGCGAGCGTGCGCGCCGGCGGGTCGTGATGCAGCCTCTCGGTGCCGCCAAGCTCCAGGAAGGCCTCGTCGATCGACAGCGGCTGCACCAGCGGCGTCAGATCCTGCATCATGGCGCGCACCTGCCGCCCGACCCGGACATATTTCTCCATGTCGGGCCGAATGACGATCGCCTGGGGGCATGCTTCCAGCGCCTTGAACATCGGCATCGCCGAACGCACGCCGTGGATGCGGGCGATATAGCAGGCGGTGGAGACGACGCCGCGTTTGCCGCCGCCGATGATCACCGGCTTGTCGGCAATGTCGGGATTGTCGCGTTTCTCGACGGCCGCATAGAAGGCGTCGCAATCGATATGCGCCAGCGTCAATGCGTAGAGCTCGCGATGGCGCACCAGCCGCGGGCTGCCGCAGGACACGCAGCGGCGCGCCTCGCCCTTCTGCTCGGCAAGGCAGTCGCGACAGAAGCCGGGTGTCTTGTCGGGCGCGGGCGTCATCATGAGAACAAAGATTGAACGCCGCGACATTACGCCCTAAGCTTCCGAGTCTCAAGAGAGGCCGGGAGCTTTGCCTTTGGATAACGATCTTCGTTTCGAGCCGGTAACGGCAGAACGCTGGGACGATTTCGAAACCCTGTTCGGGCCGCAGGGCGCCTTCTACAATTGCTGGTGCGTCGCGCTGCGCCTGCCGCATGCGATAAGAACGAAGATGGCGGCCGATGAGCGCAAGCTGCATATGCACGAGCGGATCAAGGCTGGGCCGCCGCCGGGCGTTCTCTGTTACGCCGACGGCGCGCCGGTCGCCTGGGTGCAGGTCGGGCCGCGCCATGACGTGCCGCAGTTCAATTCGCCGCGCACAGTCTCGCGGCCGCTGGAGGAGGGCGATGCGTTCGATCCGTCGATCTGGGCCGTCAGTTGCTTCTTCCTGCTACCCAGGCTGCGCGGCAAGGGGATGAGCCATCGCCTGCTCGCCGGCGCCATCGATCACGCCCGGCGCCAGGGCGCGCGCCTGCTCGAAGCCTGTCCGATCGATCATGTGAAGCAGTCGAAATCGGTGACCCTCTGCATCGGCTCGACGGCGATCTTCGATGCGGCCGGTTTCGAGACGGTGGCGCGGCGCAAGGATGGCCGTCCGCTCATGCGGCTGGAGCTGCGGGGTTGAACGCGCCGGCAAGGAAATGCGCCTCGATCAGCGCGGCCGCATGCGCCCAGTCGCTGGCCCGGGTAATGTCGTCGGCCGCCGCCGGCGCAAAACGATGGACGGGCGAATCCGGCATCAGGTGGATCAGCAGGCAATCGGCGACATGGTCCCTGACGGAATGCAGATTGCGCGCCATATCATCGATGAAGACGACGGGAAGGGAGCGGCTGGCATGCAATGCGTGAACGATCGGCCCCTTGGGCTCTTCGCTGGCAAGCAGCGGAAAAATGAGGCCGATCCGGTCGAGCAGGCGGCGGCGCTGATCCTGGAAGCGCGGCTGCATGGCCGTCAGGAAAAGTACATCGGCGGCCTCGGAAAGCCGGCCGAGCGTTTCGACGACACGGTCGAGCGGCGTCTGCCACTGCTCCTGCGTCTCGAAAAATTCCTCGATCAGCCGGCTGACCTCCTGGTCCTCGATCTCCGCGCCATCCGCCTGCGAGACGATGTTGCCGTGGAGCCGGAACGAGCGCGGCAGGAAGGCATGACCCCGGCTTTCAATGAAAAGCTGGAACGGGCCGATGAATTGCAGCACCACATCGTCGACGTCGCAGACGATCAGCGGCCTCTCGCCGAGGCGGATATGCGAGATATCGAGTTCCCTCACGCCGATCACCGTCAGTACTCCCCGGAATCGAGGCCGGGCGAGGCGAAATGCTGCCAGGCGGCGGTCACCGTCTCCGGGCTGATGCCGCTCGCCGCGCAGAAAGCCATCGCCGTCGGTTCGTGGTTCATCAGGAAATCCATTATGCCGGCGAGGAAGCCGGGATCGTTGACGGCGCCGCGCACCTGGCCAGGGGCCACACCCGTCAGCGCAAGAAAGCGGCCGAACATGTCGGGATCGTCGGCAAGCCAGCCGAGCACGGCGATCGCGGTTGCGTGCGGGTCGGCGGCCTGTTGTTTCGAAGTCTTGAAGTTGCTTTGCATTTCGAGGGGTAAGTTACCTTTTCTTCAACCAAATGCCGCTAGCGTGCGCTATCGGTTTCACGGAGCTATTGTCCGCATGTGCCTTTCTCATGGGACGAACCGCTGCGCGAACGGACGTAGGGACAGCTTGTCATGCCCAAACAGGTGATGATTGTAGAAGATAACGAGCTCAACATGAAGCTCTTTCGCGACCTCATCGAGGCGTCCGGCTATACCACGATCCAGACCAGAAACGGCATGGAAGCGCTGGATCTGGCGCGCAAGCATCGCCCCGATCTCATTCTGATGGATATTCAGCTTCCCGAGGTCTCGGGCCTCGAAGTCACGAAATGGCTCAAGGAAGACGACGAGCTGCACGTGATTCCCGTCATCGCCGTCACGGCTTTCGCGATGAAGGGCGACGAGGAGCGGATCCGTCAGGGCGGCTGCGAGGCCTATGTTTCCAAGCCGATCTCGGTTCCGAAATTCATCGAGACGATCAAGACCTATCTGGGCGATGCCTGACGCATCGGAAAGACAGCTATGACTGCGCGAATACTGGTGGTTGACGATATTCCGGCCAATGTGAAGCTGCTCGAAGCGCGGCTGCTTGCGGAGTATTTCGACGTGATGACCGCAGCCGACGGCTACACGGCGCTGGCGATCTGCGAGCGCAACCAGGTCGATCTCATCCTGCTCGACATCATGATGCCCGGCATAGACGGTTTCGAAGTCTGCGAGCGGCTGAAGGCCAGCCGCAAGACCGCCCATATTCCCGTCGTCATGGTCACGGCACTGGATCAGCCGGCCGATCGCGTCCGCGGCCTGAAGGTCGGCGCCGACGATTTCCTCACCAAGCCGGTCAATGATCTGCAGCTGATCTCGCGGGTGAAGAGCCTGCTGCGGTTGAAGACGTTGAGCGACGAGCTGCGCATCCGCGCCGATACCGCCCATACGATGGGCATCGACGATCTCATGCGGGCAGGCGAGGGCCGCGCCGACGAGACGGGTCAGATCCTGCTCGTCGACGGCCGCGCCAATTCGCAGGAGCGCATCATCAAGGCGCTGAAGCCCGTTGCCGACGTGCTTGCCCTTTCCGATCCGCAGGCAGCCCTCTTCGAAGCGGCCGAAAGCCCGTTCGATCTCGTCATCGTCAACGCCAATTTCGATGATTACGATCCGCTGCGCCTCTGCTCGCAGCTGCGCTCGCTGGAGCGCACGCGCTTCCTGCCGATCCTGATCATCACCGAGAAGGGCGCCGACGAGATGGTTGTGCGCGCGCTCGATCTCGGCGTCAACGACTACATCGTCCGCCCGGTCGATCCCAACGAGCTGGTTGCCCGCAGCCTGACGCAGATCCGTCGCAAGCGCTGCAACGACCGCCTGCGCGCCAGCGTCAAGCAGACGATCGAGCTCGCCGTCACCGATCCGCTGACCGGCCTTTATAACCGGCGCTATCTCGACAATCATCTGAACGTGCTCTTCAACCGTTCGATGGCGCGCGGCCGGCCGCTTTCGGTGCTGATCACAGACATCGACCGCTTCAAGCAGGTGAACGACACCTATGGCCACGACGGCGGCGACGAAGTGCTGCGGGAATTTGCCAATCGCGTCCGCTCGACCATTCGCGGCGCCGACCTCGCTTGCCGCTACGGCGGGGAGGAGTTCGTCGTCGTCATGCCGGATACCTCGCCGGAAATTGCCGCAACTGTCGCCGAGCGCCTGCGCGCCGCCGTCGAAAGCGCGCCCTTCCAGCTGAAACATTCGGGAGAGCCGCTGAATGTCACCGCGTCCTTCGGCATCGCCTCGCGTATCGGCGCGGTGCTGACCCCCGATCAGCTGATGAAGCAGGCGGATCTTGCGCTTTACGAAGCCAAGAACACCGGCCGCAATCGCGTCGTCGCTGCGGCCGCCTGACGAATCATCTGCCGCCTTATGTGCCGTTTATGGGTTTTCCACCGTGGTAAGCGGATTGTTACACAATTTTAATGCTCGCCCGCACAGCGTGGCGTGAAAAACTTGCAATCGAATAGCCAAAAAAAGGATTTTCGGCTTTGCTGCGGATGTGCCGCTGACCGATAGTTTTGAACGCGTCCGGCCATAGCTAAAAATGAAATGGCGACTATAAAAAGCGCCTGCTGCCGATTGGGGAAAATAGAGTGCCGCAGCCCCACCTCACCCAGGGGGAGGGGAGGTGTAAGTTATTACGCTATATTGTCGAATTTCTTCGGTGGGTCAGCGTCTAGGCTTCATCCCTAAGCAGAGTCGATAAATCTTTGTATGTACCAAAACTGGACTTTTAACCATAGAATCAAGTCCGCAAAAATCATCATTAAGAATTTGTTGATTTTCTTTCATTTTTGCGCAAATTATCGGCTCATAAGAGAAGCGCTCCCGCTGAGGAGTTGTCGATACCCCATGATGCTCAGGTCCGCCGCATCTCCTGGGTCGTGGGGTCGGTCGGCTAGTAGGCAAGTTATAGCGGTTCCTCGTGCCGTTTTGCATGCTGGCCGACCCCCTTTCAAGAAAACGCCGCTACTTCCCGAAGATGGAAGGGCGGCGTTTTTCTGTTTGCGCTGTCATTTTCAAAGCGGGAATTTCGGACAAAAAAAACGCGCGACCCGAGGGCGCGCGTTTTTTGCGAAATCCGCAGATCAAGTGATTACTTGATCTTGGTTTCCTTGAACTCGACATGCTTCTTAGCAATCGGGTCGTACTTCGTCTTCGTCATCTTGTCCGTCATCGTACGGCTGTTCTTCGTCGTGACGTAGAAGAAACCGGTGTCGGCTGTCGACAGCAGCTTGATCTTGATTGTTGTAGCCTTGGCCATGGTCGTCCTGCCTTTAAGAAAATGAAAGCCGTGGAAGCCGGATGGGCTCCACGGCAAATTCTGGCGCGAAACTACGAATCCCGCCCGAAAAGTCAAGTCCGTTTTCGAATGAACATCAGCCTGATGCCGGAAAGTAGGGCGTAAAAGCCGAAGAAAGCGGCAATCGCCCAAGCAAAACCGTTATTTCCGGCGACATCGATCGCTGCGCCGATCGCCTGCGGCCCGGCTACGGTTCCCATCGCATAACAGAAGACGAAGGCGGCATTGGCCGCGGCAAGATCGGAACCCGTCAGCCGCGAGCCGAGATGGCTGAGGCCGACCGTATAGAGGCCGGAGACGCAGCCGCCCCAGAAAAGCAGGAGCCCGGCCATCAGCAGCCAGTTGTCGAGCAGCAGGGGCAGCAGCATCGAGCCGATGAAGCCCATCAGCGCCATGCCGGCCAGAAGCGGCCGCTTGTCGGCGATGCGGTCGGAGAGCAGGCCGAGCGGGATCTGGAAGATGATGTTGCCGACGCCCATCATGGTGAGCAGAAGCGCTGCCTGTGATTCGGTGAAATGGGCGCGCACCGCAAAGATCGGGAAGAGCGACAGGCCGCCCGCTTCGACCGCGCCGAAGATGAAAACCGCCGCCGTCGCCGTCGGCACCAGGAAAACGTAGCGCATGAAATGCAGCTCCGGTTTTTCCTCGAGCACAGGGCTTTCGTCGCGGGCGATGAAGATCGGAATGGCGGCAAGCAGAATGGCGCCGGCGCCGATCAGGAAGGGGAAGATGCCGTCGCTGCCGAGGATCGAAAAGAGCAGCGGCCCGGCTGCGAAGCCGAGTGAAAGCACGGTCGCATAGATGCCGAGCACGAAGCCGCGTTTGGACGGCGGCGAGGCGGCGTTGATCCAGAATTCGGAAAGGATGAACAGCGTCGTCGTTGCCCCATGGAAGGCGAAACGCAGCGGAAACCACATCCAGAAATCCTCGGCATAATAAAAGCCGAGAGCGCTCAGCGCCGAAATCAGCACCGCCCAGAGCATGGTCGGCGCAACGCCGTATTTATGGGCGAGCTTGGTGGTGATGGGCGCGGCGGCCATCGCCGCGACGCCTGCCATCGCCGTGTTGAGCCCGATCAGGGTAGACGAGATGCCGCGTTTTTCCAGGATGATGCTGAGCAGCGGAAGTCCGAGGCCGATTGCTATGCCGACGGCCGATATGGACGAGACGGCTGCCACCAGAGAAGGCCAATGGATTTCCTCGACATCGCCCGGTGTGCCGTTTCTCGGCTGAGACATTTATCCATCCTTAGAAAGCTGCGCGAGCGAATCGGCCGGTTCCCGTCGGATAGATAGGCACAGACGTGCCAAATCCGGGTGACGGATGCCGCTTCGCAGTATTTCCGATGTGAGTGACCATCTGCGGAATGTAAAGCCCGTTCGGCCAAGAAATGCTTACCATGTCGGGTTGAGGATCGTCGGCTGCCGCATTCGGGTGGTGGTCGGTGGAGCGCTGGCACTACACGTTAAATATGTCTGGAAGGTGAAGGCGCTCAATCCCGGCGTCCGGCAATGTCGTAATCGTCAGGCCCGTCGCTCTCGCCGCCGAAACCGTGCATGCGCAGCGCCCATTGCAGGCCGATGACGCCGCCCTTGATCGGCTGGATCGAGGCAAGCGCGGTGATGACCGTGATCGGCGCCCAGATGGCAATATGCGCCCATACCGGCAGCACGAAAGTCAGGTCCGTCAGCATATAACCACCGACCACCACATGGCCGAGGACGAGGATGACGATATAGGGCGGCAGGTCGTCGGCGCGTTGGTGATGCATCGCCTCGCCGCAGGCCGCGCAATGATCGACCGGCTTCAGGAAGGCGCGGAAAAGTTTGCCGCTGCCGCAGGCCGGGCAGCGGTTCATCAGCCCGCGCAGGATGGAGCGCCCCAGCGGCCGCTCGGTCTCCGGCTTGTCGCCGTAGTGCACGGTCGGATCGGTCGATGTGCCCATCGTAAGCTCCTCTTCGCAGAATACCCTAACGCCGCCCGCGTGGCGGCCTCGTTCCGGGCTTCTTGCGGACCTGGCCCTTGTCGCGGCGGCCCGCTTTATGGAAGCTGCGCACCGCCGTCGGCATCTCGCGGCCCTCGCTGATCATCTCGAAGCGCAGCGCGCCGGCAAGCGGGATCGCTTCGGCAAGCTTCACCGTGACGTTGTCGCCAAG is a window of Rhizobium sp. N324 DNA encoding:
- a CDS encoding L,D-transpeptidase family protein, with protein sequence MFSRLVFGLGLLSATALVHPALAADARTLQIIVSKDKQSLAVYDGTEVVATSKVSTGKDGHTTPSGIFSVLEKQKYHESNLYSNAPMPFMQRLTWSGIALHESNSVPRYPASHGCVRMPGTFAKKLYGMTEPGIPVIISNGEVVPQPIDHPTLFHPQAPAPMLLLSDVELRPSMPDSAGTPVQVAMNDTAAMPMPAAPLVATPEAEPPSEPISMLITRRTLRETVIDIQTLLNQLGFSAGDPDGLLGPSTVQAIKSFKTLRPAEFAGDRSLVSDTLLKSVYAATGRGEPPNGVIMVRQAFKPIFEAPVTIADPGLALGTHFFTLHALDENAGTADWLGITLENNLSRETMKRLGVTNQESSIVSGRPIARSLSRITIPDETRRRIEALIAPGSTLTISDTGLGRETGEGTDFITITRG
- a CDS encoding DNA polymerase IV, producing the protein MTPAPDKTPGFCRDCLAEQKGEARRCVSCGSPRLVRHRELYALTLAHIDCDAFYAAVEKRDNPDIADKPVIIGGGKRGVVSTACYIARIHGVRSAMPMFKALEACPQAIVIRPDMEKYVRVGRQVRAMMQDLTPLVQPLSIDEAFLELGGTERLHHDPPARTLAKFARRVEKEIGISVSVGLSYCKFLAKVASDLQKPRGFSVIGREEAVEFLAPRPVTTIWGVGKAFAATLEADGIRTIGQLQQMEENDLMRRYGSIGQRLARLSRGIDDREVHLNDAAKSVSSETTFFEDIWRYDDLVPILRNLSEKVSWRLKKSDIAGQTVVLKMKTADFKIRTRNRKLEDPTQLTDRIFLIGLELLEKETDGTKFRLLGIGVSDLGDAARADPPDLIDRQSGRRAAAEAAMDKLRDKFGKNTVETGYTFGSGKRNH
- a CDS encoding GNAT family N-acetyltransferase produces the protein MDNDLRFEPVTAERWDDFETLFGPQGAFYNCWCVALRLPHAIRTKMAADERKLHMHERIKAGPPPGVLCYADGAPVAWVQVGPRHDVPQFNSPRTVSRPLEEGDAFDPSIWAVSCFFLLPRLRGKGMSHRLLAGAIDHARRQGARLLEACPIDHVKQSKSVTLCIGSTAIFDAAGFETVARRKDGRPLMRLELRG
- a CDS encoding DUF3572 domain-containing protein, whose protein sequence is MQSNFKTSKQQAADPHATAIAVLGWLADDPDMFGRFLALTGVAPGQVRGAVNDPGFLAGIMDFLMNHEPTAMAFCAASGISPETVTAAWQHFASPGLDSGEY
- a CDS encoding response regulator — translated: MPKQVMIVEDNELNMKLFRDLIEASGYTTIQTRNGMEALDLARKHRPDLILMDIQLPEVSGLEVTKWLKEDDELHVIPVIAVTAFAMKGDEERIRQGGCEAYVSKPISVPKFIETIKTYLGDA
- a CDS encoding PleD family two-component system response regulator; translation: MTARILVVDDIPANVKLLEARLLAEYFDVMTAADGYTALAICERNQVDLILLDIMMPGIDGFEVCERLKASRKTAHIPVVMVTALDQPADRVRGLKVGADDFLTKPVNDLQLISRVKSLLRLKTLSDELRIRADTAHTMGIDDLMRAGEGRADETGQILLVDGRANSQERIIKALKPVADVLALSDPQAALFEAAESPFDLVIVNANFDDYDPLRLCSQLRSLERTRFLPILIITEKGADEMVVRALDLGVNDYIVRPVDPNELVARSLTQIRRKRCNDRLRASVKQTIELAVTDPLTGLYNRRYLDNHLNVLFNRSMARGRPLSVLITDIDRFKQVNDTYGHDGGDEVLREFANRVRSTIRGADLACRYGGEEFVVVMPDTSPEIAATVAERLRAAVESAPFQLKHSGEPLNVTASFGIASRIGAVLTPDQLMKQADLALYEAKNTGRNRVVAAAA
- the rpmG gene encoding 50S ribosomal protein L33; this translates as MAKATTIKIKLLSTADTGFFYVTTKNSRTMTDKMTKTKYDPIAKKHVEFKETKIK
- a CDS encoding MFS transporter, producing MSQPRNGTPGDVEEIHWPSLVAAVSSISAVGIAIGLGLPLLSIILEKRGISSTLIGLNTAMAGVAAMAAAPITTKLAHKYGVAPTMLWAVLISALSALGFYYAEDFWMWFPLRFAFHGATTTLFILSEFWINAASPPSKRGFVLGIYATVLSLGFAAGPLLFSILGSDGIFPFLIGAGAILLAAIPIFIARDESPVLEEKPELHFMRYVFLVPTATAAVFIFGAVEAGGLSLFPIFAVRAHFTESQAALLLTMMGVGNIIFQIPLGLLSDRIADKRPLLAGMALMGFIGSMLLPLLLDNWLLMAGLLLFWGGCVSGLYTVGLSHLGSRLTGSDLAAANAAFVFCYAMGTVAGPQAIGAAIDVAGNNGFAWAIAAFFGFYALLSGIRLMFIRKRT
- a CDS encoding DUF983 domain-containing protein; this translates as MGTSTDPTVHYGDKPETERPLGRSILRGLMNRCPACGSGKLFRAFLKPVDHCAACGEAMHHQRADDLPPYIVILVLGHVVVGGYMLTDLTFVLPVWAHIAIWAPITVITALASIQPIKGGVIGLQWALRMHGFGGESDGPDDYDIAGRRD